In Betta splendens chromosome 19, fBetSpl5.4, whole genome shotgun sequence, the following proteins share a genomic window:
- the eif2ak1 gene encoding eukaryotic translation initiation factor 2-alpha kinase 1 isoform X1 — protein MYSSTSNNDLRLSVECSGSSSSLLVRRSSKAAQSPDGDSNVSLRSLASEEDEEVHFDTSDTDNNCEVLMAGKYYPSIQEFASAIPNHLLLGSLLEHLCFVYERNPTRSRTLFKVIGQRLAALNLLSPLAISDEFSTVRLQHNRAFTELLNAASSSLYPQGLSSNKQNHSVRPKEGLFQAQTSRYLSEFEEICRLGKGSYGNVFKVMNKLDGQYYAVKKILIKKVSKDDCMKVLREVKVLSSLQHINVVGYHTAWMEHVQPAAYPEPVLLALESPGQQDNSSESSDSPGSSSSIVFQSCSREQTDAASNGKISQEDSQAIKFIVQEKGKMVCPKTMHRIPENFVPCVFLGQQDTMKSSRCPAMGWDSLALLDEDVNRSRTELNNNPYKKEGEWANKVTTKPSKEVQFHLMLYIQMQLCERSLKDWIFERNTKPKEQQASRCPYGCVDSEHTLSLLKNILEGVEYIHSRGIMHRDLKPRNIFLHGHDCHIRIGDFGLACRDILVEEHKRIASLSSDSSHTTGVGTFVYAAPEQLKGSHYDSKSDMYSIGVLALELFQPFGTEMERVRVLGDIRDGKIPESFSHRWPLLTKYIMMLTSTKPRVRPTASQLLQSDLFYSKDMVIHGLQRRVEEQEEEIIQLRRQISQLQGSQVTVQYSDLEKT, from the exons ATGTATAGTTCAACATCCAACAACGATCTCCGGCTGTCGGTAGAATGTTCTGGCAGCAGTAGCAGCCTCCTGGTCCGTCGCAGCTCTAAAGCTGCCCAAAGCCCCGACGGAGACAGCAACGTTAGCCTTCGAAGTTTGGCAAGCGAAGAGGACGAAGAAGTACATTTTGACA CTTCTGACACAGATAATAACTGTGAAGTGTTGATGGCTGGTAAATATTACCCATCCATCCAAGAGTTTGCCTCAGCCATCCCTAACCATCTTCTTCTTGGGTCTTTGCTGGAGCATCTGTGCTTTGTGTATGAGAGGAATCCAACACGCTCACGAACACTATTTAAAG TCATTGGCCAACGCTTAGCAGCCTTGAACCTCCTCTCACCATTGGCGATTAGTGATGAATTCAGCACCGTCAGACTCCAGCACAATCGAGCCTTCACTGAGCTTCTCAATGCTGCCAGCTCCTCATTGTACCCACAG GGTCTcagctcaaacaaacaaaatcattcTGTAAG ACCTAAGGAGGGTCTGTTTCAAGCACAGACATCAAGATATCTTAGTGAGTTTGAGGAAATTTGTAGACTTGGAAAAGGATCATATGGAAATGTTTTTAAG GTTATGAACAAACTGGATGGCCAATATTATGCAGTAAAGAAGATTCTCATTAAAAAGGTTTCCAAGGATGATTGCATGAAG GTTCTTAGGGAAGTCAAAGTGTTGTCCAGTCTGCAGCATATAAATGTTGTGGGCTATCACACTGCCTGGATGGAACATGTCCAGCCTGCTGCAT ATCCTGAGCCTGTCCTGCTTGCACTGGAGTCACCTGGGCAACAAGACAA CTCCAGTGAGAGCAGTGACAGCCCTGGCTCCAGCTCCTCTATAGTTTTTCAGAGCTGTAGTCGAGAACAGACAGATGCTGCATCAAATGGCAAAATATCTCAGGAAGACTCCCAGGCTATCAAATTTATAGTTCAAGAGAAGGGAAAGATGGTGTGTCCCAAAACGATGCACCGCATTCCTGAGAACTTTGTCCCCTGTGTATTCCTGGGACAGCAAGATACCATGAAGTCCTCCAGATGTCCTGCCATGGGTTGGGACAGTTTAGCATTGTTAGATGAGGACGTCAACAGGAGCAGAACTGAGCTGAACAATAACCCCTATAAGAAGGAGGGTGAATGGGCCAACAAAGTCACAACAAAGCCATCTAAAGAG GTGCAGTTCCATCTGATGCTCTACATCCAAATGCAGCTATGTGAACGCTCACTCAAAGACTGGATCTTTGAGAGAAATACCAAGCCCAAAGAACAACAAGCCTCAAGAT GTCCATATGGATGTGTTGATTCTGAACACACGCTCAGCCTGCTGAAAAACATACTTGAAGGAGTGGAGTACATTCATTCCAGGGGAATCATGCACAGAGATCTGAAG CCGAGGAACATTTTCCTACATGGACATGATTGCCACATACGGATCGGGGACTTTGGTTTGGCCTGCAGGGATATATTAGTAGAAGAACATAAACGCATCGCCTCTCTGAGCAGCG ATTCCTCACATACTACTGGTGTTGGCACATTTGTATATGCTGcaccagagcagctgaagggaTCTCATTATGATTCTAAG TCAGACATGTACAGCATTGGAGTGCTTGCTTTGGAGCTCTTCCAGCCATTTGGAACAGAAATGGAGCGAGTTCGGGTCCTAGGAGACATAAGAGATGGGAAAATCCCAGAGTCATTCAGTCACAGATGGCCACTCCTGACTAAGTACATTATGATGCTGACAAGTACAAAGCCCAGAGTTCGGCCTACGGCCAGCCAGCTTTTGCAGAGTGACCTATTCTATAGTAAAGACATG GTAATCCATGGTTTGCAGAGAAGGGTTGAAGAACAGGAGGAAGAGATTATCCAGCTGAGGAGACAGATCAGTCAGCTTCAGGGATCACAAGTCACAGTTCAGTACTCTGACTTGGAAAAGACCTGA
- the pms2 gene encoding mismatch repair endonuclease PMS2, which translates to MTDICTSDPAGAIKAIDKDSVHQICSGQVVLTLATAVKELVENSIDAGATNIDIKLKDFGAGLVEVSDNGKGVEEANFEGLTLKHHTSKLTDFSDLIHVETFGFRGEALSSLCALSDLSVVTCHKSSQVGTKLVFDCKGHLVQRSPHPRQQGTTVSLQQLFYTLPVRHKEFQRNIKKEYNKLLHVLQSYCIISTGVRITCSNQNGQGKRSTILSTSGSQNMRDNIGALFGPKQLQSLLPFQQLLPTKNITEEYGLVDAELHKELFTITGFVSQGDHGVGRSATDRQFFFINNRPCDPHKVTKLVNEVYHMYNRHQYPFAALNIAVVSECVDVNVTPDKRQILLQEEKLLLAILKTSLINMYEAGVNKITLNSAAIPRTNTSSASELHKVSSSNENEHGQDVQSITQRPKSCLNLVGLKAAFSSYRSSTCGNKAEVKPANSDSSQKTLQQFFKSSVTPSTCNASGNVSVKSTRDLGKCSLVGNSVQGSFSYGKMCSGADDEKDIATSSEFTAGAGNYSSGMELSSHELMINYPSVQNEIFEGSSESTHAVSGNPDTEIQKEPCTSREDDTLSSDAKRSRKEDQHFSARCKPNTLSDSSEKSFSTIVDAPACLRKRIVHLKFSLHELAEKMRQLQDQHKETTGEKLCYRRFRAKINTGENQSAEEELKKEISKEMFKEMEIIGQFNLGFIITKLFSDIFMIDQHATDEKYNFEMLQQHTVLQGQKLIVPQKLDLNMVSENILIENIDIFRKNGFEFQIEEDAPVRVRLVSLPTSKNWTFGVADIEELIFMLSDSPGVMCRPSRVRQMFASRACRKSVMIGTALSGSEMKKLVNHMGEIEHPWNCPHGRPTMRHLVNLDVVSQH; encoded by the exons ATGACTGATATATG CACCTCTGATCCTGCAGGAGCAATTAAGGCCATTGACAAGGATTCAGTGCATCAAATCTGCTCAGGACAAGTGGTGCTGACTTTAGCTACTGCTGTCAAAGAACTGGTGGAAAACAGCATTGATGCCGGAGCCACTAATATAG ATATAAAGCTAAAGGACTTTGGAGCTGGACTAGTGGAAGTGTCAGACAATGGCAAAGGTGTAGAAGAAGCCAACTTTGAAGGACTGA CACTGAAGCATCACACATCAAAGCTAACAGATTTCTCAGATCTCATCCATGTGGAAACATTTGGTTTTAGAGGCGAAGCTCTTAGTTCTTTATGTGCACTGAG TGACCTGAGTGTGGTTACCTGCCACAAGTCCAGTCAGGTGGGTACCAAACTAGTGTTTGATTGCAAAGGTCACCTAGTCCAGCGGTCACCTCATCCTCGTCAGCAAGGCACCACggtcagcctgcagcagctcttctaCACGTTACCTGTTCGACACAAAGAGTTCCAGCGCAATATAAAGAAG GAGTACAACAAATTGCTGCATGTCTTGCAGTCCTACTGTATCATCTCTACAGGAGTGCGTATTACCTGTTCTAACCAAAATGGTCAGGGAAAGCGCAGCacaatcctcagcaccagcggTAGCCAGAATATGAGAGATAACATAGGAGCTTTATTTGGACCTAAACAG CTACAAAGTCTTCTGCCGTTTCAACAGCTATTGCCAACGAAAAATATTACTGAAGAATATGGTCTTGTGGATGCCGAGCTTCACAAAGAGCTTTTTAC TATCACAGGGTTTGTGTCTCAAGGAGACCATGGTGTTGGAAGAAgtgccacagacagacagttcttttttattaacaatCGTCCATGTGATCCTCATAAG GTGACCAAACTTGTAAATGAAGTGTATCATATGTATAACAGACATCAGTATCCATTTGCTGCCTTGAACATAGCTGTCGTCTCAG AGTGTGTGGATGTAAACGTAACCCCAGATAAACGGCAGATTTTACTTCAAGAAGAGAAACTCCTACTCGCTATTCTCAAGACCTCTCTCATCAACATGTATGAAGCTGGAGTTAATAAGATCACCCTCAACTCTGCAGCCATTCCCAGGACCA ACACATCCTCTGCATCTGAGCTGCACAAGGTCTCTTCATCTAATGAGAATGAACATGGACAGGATGTGCAATCAATAACTCAAAGACCAAAGTCATGTTTGAACCTGGTTGGACTAAAAGCTGCTTTTTCCAGTTATCGCAGTTCCACTTGTGGCAACAAAGCAGAAGTGAAACCTGCCAACAGCGACTcatcacagaaaacactgcagcaattTTTTAAGAGTTCTGTAACCCCTTCTACTTGCAATGCAAGTGGAAATGTTTCAGTGAAATCCACAAGGGATTTAGGCAAATGTTCTTTAGTAGGAAATTCTGTGCAAGGCAGCTTCAGTTATGGAAAAATGTGTAGTGGTGCAGATGATGAAAAAGACATTGCTACATCAAGTGAgttcacagcaggagcaggaaatTATTCTTCTGGTATGGAGCTCAGTTCTCATGAACTAATGATTAACTACCCAAGTGTACAAAATGAAATTTTTGAAGGATCATCTGAAAGTACTCACGCAGTTTCTGGAAACCCAGATACAGAGATACAGAAAGAGCCATGCACCTCTAGGGAGGATGACACTCTCAGTAGTGATGCTAAAAGGTCTAGAAAGGAGGATCAACATTTCTCTGCACGGTGTAAACCAAATACCCTTTCAGATAGTTCTGAGAAATCATTTTCCACTATAGTGGATGCTCCAGCCTGCTTACGAAAGAGGATAGTTCATCTCAAGTTTTCTCTACATGAGCTTGCGGAGAAGATGAGGCAGTTACAAGATCAACACAAGGAAACCACTGGTGAGAAGCTATGCTATCGTCGGTTTAGGGCCAAAATCAATACTGGAGAGAACCAAAGTGCAGAGGAAGAGCTTAAGAAGGAAATCAG TAAAGAAATGTTCAAAGAGATGGAGATTATTGGTCAGTTTAACCTGGGCTTCATTATCACCAAACTTTTCTCAGACATCTTCATGATTGACCAGCATGCTACAGATGAGAAATACAACTTTGAGATGCTCCAGCAGCACACTGTGCTTCAAGGACAAAAACTCATAGT CCCTCAGAAACTTGACCTGAACATGGTCAGTGAGAATATACTCATAGAGAACATAGACATTTTCAGGAAGAATGGCTTCGAATTTCAGATTGAAGAGGATG CTCCAGTGAGGGTCAGGCTTGTGTCATTGCCCACAAGTAAGAATTGGACATTTGGTGTAGCTGACATTGAGGAATTGATCTTCATGCTGAGTGACAGCCCAGGAGTTATGTGCCGCCCATCCAGAGTCAGGCAGATGTTTGCCTCAAGGGCTTGTCGAAAATCT GTAATGATTGGCACTGCTTTGAGTGGTAGTGAAATGAAGAAGCTGGTGAATCATATGGGAGAAATTGAGCATCCATGGAACTGTCCTCATGGCAGACCTACGATGAGACATCTCGTCAACTTGGACGTCGTCTCACAACACTGA
- the eif2ak1 gene encoding eukaryotic translation initiation factor 2-alpha kinase 1 isoform X3, producing the protein MRGIQHAHEHYLKYNFTLTVIGQRLAALNLLSPLAISDEFSTVRLQHNRAFTELLNAASSSLYPQGLSSNKQNHSVRPKEGLFQAQTSRYLSEFEEICRLGKGSYGNVFKVMNKLDGQYYAVKKILIKKVSKDDCMKVLREVKVLSSLQHINVVGYHTAWMEHVQPAAYPEPVLLALESPGQQDNSSESSDSPGSSSSIVFQSCSREQTDAASNGKISQEDSQAIKFIVQEKGKMVCPKTMHRIPENFVPCVFLGQQDTMKSSRCPAMGWDSLALLDEDVNRSRTELNNNPYKKEGEWANKVTTKPSKEVQFHLMLYIQMQLCERSLKDWIFERNTKPKEQQASRCPYGCVDSEHTLSLLKNILEGVEYIHSRGIMHRDLKPRNIFLHGHDCHIRIGDFGLACRDILVEEHKRIASLSSDSSHTTGVGTFVYAAPEQLKGSHYDSKSDMYSIGVLALELFQPFGTEMERVRVLGDIRDGKIPESFSHRWPLLTKYIMMLTSTKPRVRPTASQLLQSDLFYSKDMVIHGLQRRVEEQEEEIIQLRRQISQLQGSQVTVQYSDLEKT; encoded by the exons ATGAGAGGAATCCAACACGCTCACGAACACTATTTAAAG TACAATTTTACACTGACAGTCATTGGCCAACGCTTAGCAGCCTTGAACCTCCTCTCACCATTGGCGATTAGTGATGAATTCAGCACCGTCAGACTCCAGCACAATCGAGCCTTCACTGAGCTTCTCAATGCTGCCAGCTCCTCATTGTACCCACAG GGTCTcagctcaaacaaacaaaatcattcTGTAAG ACCTAAGGAGGGTCTGTTTCAAGCACAGACATCAAGATATCTTAGTGAGTTTGAGGAAATTTGTAGACTTGGAAAAGGATCATATGGAAATGTTTTTAAG GTTATGAACAAACTGGATGGCCAATATTATGCAGTAAAGAAGATTCTCATTAAAAAGGTTTCCAAGGATGATTGCATGAAG GTTCTTAGGGAAGTCAAAGTGTTGTCCAGTCTGCAGCATATAAATGTTGTGGGCTATCACACTGCCTGGATGGAACATGTCCAGCCTGCTGCAT ATCCTGAGCCTGTCCTGCTTGCACTGGAGTCACCTGGGCAACAAGACAA CTCCAGTGAGAGCAGTGACAGCCCTGGCTCCAGCTCCTCTATAGTTTTTCAGAGCTGTAGTCGAGAACAGACAGATGCTGCATCAAATGGCAAAATATCTCAGGAAGACTCCCAGGCTATCAAATTTATAGTTCAAGAGAAGGGAAAGATGGTGTGTCCCAAAACGATGCACCGCATTCCTGAGAACTTTGTCCCCTGTGTATTCCTGGGACAGCAAGATACCATGAAGTCCTCCAGATGTCCTGCCATGGGTTGGGACAGTTTAGCATTGTTAGATGAGGACGTCAACAGGAGCAGAACTGAGCTGAACAATAACCCCTATAAGAAGGAGGGTGAATGGGCCAACAAAGTCACAACAAAGCCATCTAAAGAG GTGCAGTTCCATCTGATGCTCTACATCCAAATGCAGCTATGTGAACGCTCACTCAAAGACTGGATCTTTGAGAGAAATACCAAGCCCAAAGAACAACAAGCCTCAAGAT GTCCATATGGATGTGTTGATTCTGAACACACGCTCAGCCTGCTGAAAAACATACTTGAAGGAGTGGAGTACATTCATTCCAGGGGAATCATGCACAGAGATCTGAAG CCGAGGAACATTTTCCTACATGGACATGATTGCCACATACGGATCGGGGACTTTGGTTTGGCCTGCAGGGATATATTAGTAGAAGAACATAAACGCATCGCCTCTCTGAGCAGCG ATTCCTCACATACTACTGGTGTTGGCACATTTGTATATGCTGcaccagagcagctgaagggaTCTCATTATGATTCTAAG TCAGACATGTACAGCATTGGAGTGCTTGCTTTGGAGCTCTTCCAGCCATTTGGAACAGAAATGGAGCGAGTTCGGGTCCTAGGAGACATAAGAGATGGGAAAATCCCAGAGTCATTCAGTCACAGATGGCCACTCCTGACTAAGTACATTATGATGCTGACAAGTACAAAGCCCAGAGTTCGGCCTACGGCCAGCCAGCTTTTGCAGAGTGACCTATTCTATAGTAAAGACATG GTAATCCATGGTTTGCAGAGAAGGGTTGAAGAACAGGAGGAAGAGATTATCCAGCTGAGGAGACAGATCAGTCAGCTTCAGGGATCACAAGTCACAGTTCAGTACTCTGACTTGGAAAAGACCTGA
- the eif2ak1 gene encoding eukaryotic translation initiation factor 2-alpha kinase 1 isoform X2, which translates to MDSGEKNIVEMIAKVIEEASDTDNNCEVLMAGKYYPSIQEFASAIPNHLLLGSLLEHLCFVYERNPTRSRTLFKVIGQRLAALNLLSPLAISDEFSTVRLQHNRAFTELLNAASSSLYPQGLSSNKQNHSVRPKEGLFQAQTSRYLSEFEEICRLGKGSYGNVFKVMNKLDGQYYAVKKILIKKVSKDDCMKVLREVKVLSSLQHINVVGYHTAWMEHVQPAAYPEPVLLALESPGQQDNSSESSDSPGSSSSIVFQSCSREQTDAASNGKISQEDSQAIKFIVQEKGKMVCPKTMHRIPENFVPCVFLGQQDTMKSSRCPAMGWDSLALLDEDVNRSRTELNNNPYKKEGEWANKVTTKPSKEVQFHLMLYIQMQLCERSLKDWIFERNTKPKEQQASRCPYGCVDSEHTLSLLKNILEGVEYIHSRGIMHRDLKPRNIFLHGHDCHIRIGDFGLACRDILVEEHKRIASLSSDSSHTTGVGTFVYAAPEQLKGSHYDSKSDMYSIGVLALELFQPFGTEMERVRVLGDIRDGKIPESFSHRWPLLTKYIMMLTSTKPRVRPTASQLLQSDLFYSKDMVIHGLQRRVEEQEEEIIQLRRQISQLQGSQVTVQYSDLEKT; encoded by the exons ATGGACTCAGGTGAAAAAAACATTGTTGAAATGATTGCCAAAGTTATTGAAGAAG CTTCTGACACAGATAATAACTGTGAAGTGTTGATGGCTGGTAAATATTACCCATCCATCCAAGAGTTTGCCTCAGCCATCCCTAACCATCTTCTTCTTGGGTCTTTGCTGGAGCATCTGTGCTTTGTGTATGAGAGGAATCCAACACGCTCACGAACACTATTTAAAG TCATTGGCCAACGCTTAGCAGCCTTGAACCTCCTCTCACCATTGGCGATTAGTGATGAATTCAGCACCGTCAGACTCCAGCACAATCGAGCCTTCACTGAGCTTCTCAATGCTGCCAGCTCCTCATTGTACCCACAG GGTCTcagctcaaacaaacaaaatcattcTGTAAG ACCTAAGGAGGGTCTGTTTCAAGCACAGACATCAAGATATCTTAGTGAGTTTGAGGAAATTTGTAGACTTGGAAAAGGATCATATGGAAATGTTTTTAAG GTTATGAACAAACTGGATGGCCAATATTATGCAGTAAAGAAGATTCTCATTAAAAAGGTTTCCAAGGATGATTGCATGAAG GTTCTTAGGGAAGTCAAAGTGTTGTCCAGTCTGCAGCATATAAATGTTGTGGGCTATCACACTGCCTGGATGGAACATGTCCAGCCTGCTGCAT ATCCTGAGCCTGTCCTGCTTGCACTGGAGTCACCTGGGCAACAAGACAA CTCCAGTGAGAGCAGTGACAGCCCTGGCTCCAGCTCCTCTATAGTTTTTCAGAGCTGTAGTCGAGAACAGACAGATGCTGCATCAAATGGCAAAATATCTCAGGAAGACTCCCAGGCTATCAAATTTATAGTTCAAGAGAAGGGAAAGATGGTGTGTCCCAAAACGATGCACCGCATTCCTGAGAACTTTGTCCCCTGTGTATTCCTGGGACAGCAAGATACCATGAAGTCCTCCAGATGTCCTGCCATGGGTTGGGACAGTTTAGCATTGTTAGATGAGGACGTCAACAGGAGCAGAACTGAGCTGAACAATAACCCCTATAAGAAGGAGGGTGAATGGGCCAACAAAGTCACAACAAAGCCATCTAAAGAG GTGCAGTTCCATCTGATGCTCTACATCCAAATGCAGCTATGTGAACGCTCACTCAAAGACTGGATCTTTGAGAGAAATACCAAGCCCAAAGAACAACAAGCCTCAAGAT GTCCATATGGATGTGTTGATTCTGAACACACGCTCAGCCTGCTGAAAAACATACTTGAAGGAGTGGAGTACATTCATTCCAGGGGAATCATGCACAGAGATCTGAAG CCGAGGAACATTTTCCTACATGGACATGATTGCCACATACGGATCGGGGACTTTGGTTTGGCCTGCAGGGATATATTAGTAGAAGAACATAAACGCATCGCCTCTCTGAGCAGCG ATTCCTCACATACTACTGGTGTTGGCACATTTGTATATGCTGcaccagagcagctgaagggaTCTCATTATGATTCTAAG TCAGACATGTACAGCATTGGAGTGCTTGCTTTGGAGCTCTTCCAGCCATTTGGAACAGAAATGGAGCGAGTTCGGGTCCTAGGAGACATAAGAGATGGGAAAATCCCAGAGTCATTCAGTCACAGATGGCCACTCCTGACTAAGTACATTATGATGCTGACAAGTACAAAGCCCAGAGTTCGGCCTACGGCCAGCCAGCTTTTGCAGAGTGACCTATTCTATAGTAAAGACATG GTAATCCATGGTTTGCAGAGAAGGGTTGAAGAACAGGAGGAAGAGATTATCCAGCTGAGGAGACAGATCAGTCAGCTTCAGGGATCACAAGTCACAGTTCAGTACTCTGACTTGGAAAAGACCTGA